One part of the Dermacentor silvarum isolate Dsil-2018 chromosome 6, BIME_Dsil_1.4, whole genome shotgun sequence genome encodes these proteins:
- the LOC119456435 gene encoding 40S ribosomal protein S19: MPSVGVKDVDQQAFVRALSAFLKKSGKLKVPDWVDVVKTAIYKELAPYDEDWFYTRCASVARHLYMRSPSGVKSMRKIYGGRYRRGVRPSHFCPASASVARKALQALEQLKLVEQDPSGGRKLTSQGRKDLDRIAAQIKMKTSASVSAK, translated from the exons ATGCCGTCTGTCGGAGTCAAAGACGTTGACCAGCAAGCGTTTGTGCGGGCTTTGTCTGCCTTCCTCAAAAA GTCCGGCAAGCTTAAGGTTCCCGACTGGGTTGATGTCGTGAAAACCGCCATCTACAAGGAGCTGGCCCCATATGACGAGGACTGGTTCTACACGCGATGCG CTTCTGTGGCGCGGCACCTGTACATGCGGTCTCCATCTGGTGTCAAGTCCATGCGCAAGATCTATGGTGGCCGGTACCGCCGGGGCGTCCGCCCATCCCACTTCTGCCCTGCCTCTGCCAGTGTGGCGCGCAAGGCCCTCCAAGCCCTGGAACAACTGAAGCTGGTTGAGCAGGACCCTAGCGG TGGCCGCAAGCTGACCAGCCAAGGCAGGAAAGATTTGGATCGGATTGCTGCCCAAATCAAGATGAAGACTTCTGCATCTGTATCTGCCAAGTAG